In Actinomycetota bacterium, the sequence GGTGAATCAGATAGGGGCTCATGATGACCAGCGACCCAGCTGGAATTCTGGCCTGCGTCAACTCGTCGTCGATAAGCGCCTTGCGCGTGATCAACCAGGCTGGCGGATAGAGCCGCATCGCTTCGTCAATCACTGCGCGCACCAACGGCAATCGAACAAGGTCGTCCATGGTCATCGTCTGGTCCGTCACAACCGCGTCAACTTCGACGCGAACACGCTTCTGAATGTCCTGGTGCTCCGCGAGAAGGGCAATGCACCAGGTCAATGCAGAAGCCACCGTCTCATGCCCGGCCACAATCATTGTGACGATCTCGTCGCGGATCTGAGATGACGTCAGTCCGCTGCCCGACTCACCCTGCGCCTGTATCAGCAAATCGAGGACATCGTTGGTCCGCGCACTCCCCGGCTCCATTCTTCGAGAACTCAGCAATCGGTCGACGGCACCATCGAGTTCGGCATTTGCTTTGATCAGCTGGCGATTGCGCGGAGTGGGAATCCACGACGGGGGTGTGATCGGTACCCGCGCACGGGCAATGACGACATCCAAGCCTTCAAGAGTGGCATCGACCAGACGTACTGCATCGTCAGATAGATCCTGGCCAAAGAGCGCATGCCCAACCGTCTCCAATGCCACCTTGGCCATCGCATGTCCGACATCGACTACAGAGTCGCGTGGCAAGCACAGCCACTGGTCAACGAGATCGCGACCAGACTGATCCACCTGCAGTACCAACGATGAAAGCCGCTCCTGATGAAAAGCCGGCTGCAGAATGCGTCGATTCCCTCGAGGATCCTGACTTGCCAGGAGACCTTGTCCGGTCACCAGCGCAAGGGCTCGATACTGCAGCGTGTCCTTGGTGTAGTCACGAGAACGATCAACAAGGACTTGACGGACCGCAGCAGGATCAGTGAGCAGGTAGCTGGGCGGACGAGGGATCGGAAATTGCGCGATGTCACCGTATTTGCTCCACACCTCGTGCAGATAGGTCAGTGGATTTCTCCTGATCGCGGCGAAGGCGGCCAGCATTTGCGGGCCGCTTGGTCCGGGAGCGGTTGCAGGAGTGCCGAGATACGAGCGCTTTGGTACGTCGAGCAAGGCGAATCAGCTCAGCACGGAGACGCCGATAGGGACGTACAAAGTTGAACGTTCTTGAACGCTGCGTCCAATTGGCTCGGCGATCGCGGCAAATTCTTCAACGGTGATCCCCTGCCCGTGCGTGGCACCCGCCGCACGAGAGATGTTCTCGTCCATCAAAGTGCCACCAAGATCGTTGACCCCAGCACGAAGCAATTGTTGGGCACCACTAGTGCCAAGCTTGACCCACGACGCCTGGATATTGTCGATAGATCCGTGATACGCAATACGCCCAACGGCGTGCATTAAGACGGTCTCGCGCCATGTTGGTCCGCGGCGAGCGCCCTTCTTCAAATACATCGGTGCGGCCATGTGCACAAATGGAAGTGGAACAAACTCGGTAAAGCCCTGAGTTCTGGCTTGCAATTCGCGAGTGCGGATGAGGTGCCTGGCCCAATGCACTGGTCTTTCGACTGACCCGAACATGATCGTGATATTGGATCGCAATCCGACTTCGTGCGCAGTTTCGTGCACTTCCAGCCATTGCTCGGTATTGACTTTGTCAGGACAGATGATGGCTCGAATCTCATCGTCAAGAATCTCAGCGGCGGTGCCTGGTAAGGACTTCAACCCTGCTTCCCGCAAGGTCGTGAGGAATTCGCGCAGCGGTATGCCAAGACGCCGGGCTCCCTCCCACACCTCCAATGCGGAGAAGGCGTGCAGATGCAGACTCGGCGCAGCGTCACGAACAGCCGCCAAGATGTCGAGGTACGACTGACCATTGAAGTCAGGGTGGATCCCACCTTGCAGGCAGACTTCAGTGGCACCGAGCTCGACTGCCTCCACTGCGCGGGCGGCCACTTCACCAGTAGTCAACAAGTACGGGGCTCCGCGCAGATTCAGGGTTGCTGGACCCTTGGAGAAAGCGCAGAAAGTGCACTTGAAAGTGCAGACGTTGGTGTAATTGATGTTTCGATTGCGTACGTAGGTGACGACTTCGCCTGATACCGCCGCGCGCAATTGATCAGCCAGAGCAGCGATTGCACGCACTTCGGCACCACGAGACTCGAACAAGGTCACCAGTTCAGACTCGCCGGGTACCTGACCTGCCCGCACTCCCTGCAACACCTCCCCGACTGCTCCGCCCACTTCTGCGGCCGGTTCATTGGAGATCAAGATGCCTGGGAGGCGATCCGAACCTGAGTACCACGAGGTAGATCGTCGTCCGATCTGCACGACCTCCGGACCAGTGCCGACATTTGCAGCCTGGGCATATCGCTCAGGGAACATGGCTCCAACATCGTCGCGCCCCAGCGCTTCAGCGTCGCCACGATCTTGCACAGCAAAATGCAATGCGGGGTCAATCCACACATCAGGATTTCTTGCGAATTCAGGGTGGATGGTCAAGCGAGGAACGAGAGAACGGCCTCTTGATTCCACAATTGCGCGGAGATCCTCGATTTGCGGCCACGGCCGTTCTGGGTTCACATGATCGGCGGTGATCGGAGAAATTCCGCCGAAGTCATCAATGCCAGCTTCAAGGAGCGACCCAGCATCCTCTACAAGATTCGGCGGGGCCTGCACATGCACATCTGCCGGCAGGATCGCACGCGCGAGTGCGATTGCATCAAGGTGATCGGCCTCCGGGCACGCTGGCCACAAGCGCATCACTGTGTCTGACTTTGGCATGAAGTTCTGGACGATGACCTCCTGCACGTGACCGTGACGGGCATGAGACGCGGCGATCGCCTCAAGAGCCTCGATACGATCCTCGCGAGTCTCACCAATGCCGACAAGGATTCCGGTGGTGAAGGGAATGCGCAGTTCACCTGCGAACTCAAGAGTTGCCAGGCGCCGCTCAGGAGTCTTGTCCGGAGCTCCCCGATGCGCTGCCAGATCTCCGCGCAGAGTCTCAATCATCATGCCTTGACTTGGCGCGACTTTTCGTAGTCGAGCCAGATCCTCGCGAGATATTGCGCCGGCGTTCGCGTGGGGCAGTAAACCGGTTTCATCGAGCACTGCTTGGCAGGCAGCAACGAGGTAATCAATAGTTGACGAGTAGCCATGCTCATCAAGCCAGTCCCGTGCCACCGGG encodes:
- a CDS encoding cytochrome P450, translating into MLDVPKRSYLGTPATAPGPSGPQMLAAFAAIRRNPLTYLHEVWSKYGDIAQFPIPRPPSYLLTDPAAVRQVLVDRSRDYTKDTLQYRALALVTGQGLLASQDPRGNRRILQPAFHQERLSSLVLQVDQSGRDLVDQWLCLPRDSVVDVGHAMAKVALETVGHALFGQDLSDDAVRLVDATLEGLDVVIARARVPITPPSWIPTPRNRQLIKANAELDGAVDRLLSSRRMEPGSARTNDVLDLLIQAQGESGSGLTSSQIRDEIVTMIVAGHETVASALTWCIALLAEHQDIQKRVRVEVDAVVTDQTMTMDDLVRLPLVRAVIDEAMRLYPPAWLITRKALIDDELTQARIPAGSLVIMSPYLIHRHPDYWTRPEVFEPDRFLNGAIDRSAYIPFGAGPRLCIGRDFAYAEQIALLARLVSRFELVFPAGSNFPQFDPAVTMRPIGGVQLRVVARN
- the cofH gene encoding 5-amino-6-(D-ribitylamino)uracil--L-tyrosine 4-hydroxyphenyl transferase CofH — encoded protein: MNNVAKFASTRVTYSPKVFIPLTTLCRDRCGYCTFAQSPAHVAPYLTLDQVVEIARAGAELGCHEALFTLGEAPEDRYPVARDWLDEHGYSSTIDYLVAACQAVLDETGLLPHANAGAISREDLARLRKVAPSQGMMIETLRGDLAAHRGAPDKTPERRLATLEFAGELRIPFTTGILVGIGETREDRIEALEAIAASHARHGHVQEVIVQNFMPKSDTVMRLWPACPEADHLDAIALARAILPADVHVQAPPNLVEDAGSLLEAGIDDFGGISPITADHVNPERPWPQIEDLRAIVESRGRSLVPRLTIHPEFARNPDVWIDPALHFAVQDRGDAEALGRDDVGAMFPERYAQAANVGTGPEVVQIGRRSTSWYSGSDRLPGILISNEPAAEVGGAVGEVLQGVRAGQVPGESELVTLFESRGAEVRAIAALADQLRAAVSGEVVTYVRNRNINYTNVCTFKCTFCAFSKGPATLNLRGAPYLLTTGEVAARAVEAVELGATEVCLQGGIHPDFNGQSYLDILAAVRDAAPSLHLHAFSALEVWEGARRLGIPLREFLTTLREAGLKSLPGTAAEILDDEIRAIICPDKVNTEQWLEVHETAHEVGLRSNITIMFGSVERPVHWARHLIRTRELQARTQGFTEFVPLPFVHMAAPMYLKKGARRGPTWRETVLMHAVGRIAYHGSIDNIQASWVKLGTSGAQQLLRAGVNDLGGTLMDENISRAAGATHGQGITVEEFAAIAEPIGRSVQERSTLYVPIGVSVLS